A genomic region of Arachis hypogaea cultivar Tifrunner chromosome 5, arahy.Tifrunner.gnm2.J5K5, whole genome shotgun sequence contains the following coding sequences:
- the LOC112803981 gene encoding protein CROWDED NUCLEI 2 has product MFTPQRKAWPAASSFTPHRGGGAASSALFKGKAVVVADDPAPPPPPLGSLSEATRETDVTVGFDGGSVDDWKKFREVGLLDEAVMQRKDHEALLQRVSRLEKELLDYQENMGILLIERKEWNLKFDQLRQELSATEEILKREQSSHLIALSEVQKREENLRKALITEKQCGADLERALRAMQQEHALVHSSSKTKLSEANALVDGIEEKSSLVNKKLHDAESKLAEVNSKSAELDMKLRELEVRESLLCKEQLSVATDRESFEATSHKQREDLKEWEKKLQQREDMLCGGRRNLGEREEKMIETEKTLSKKERHLEVLEKNINSSMSLLEEKKAEISTRLADLDAKEEKVDSVKSLLDVKEKELLALELKLSAREKEGIEKLLQEQKFMLDLKLQQFELETEERRKSLLQEFRSKEEDLEQREAEINHRQKVVEKEEHGLSKKAERIKEQSKELETKSKSLKEKEKDIKVNEKVLEKEKQQLLADVENLQNLKDELDKLKDEISQQKQKICKEIEDLKLTEEERAEHSRLQLELKQEIEHTRLQKDSLMNEVESLREDRLRFEKEWEGLDEKRAEINREKHEIDVENERLRKLHHSEDERLKRERHDMQDHIRNQLDKLELEKESFRESMKQEKLLLSEKLKNEKLQMLQDFEWKISSLEIEIQKRQDEMEKDLQERERKFQEKMERELNNINVLKDVTEKEWEEVKSQGLRLENERKELESNKQQLKSGQREMHEDSEMLMNLSRKVKNEREILVAERNQFLAFVEKLKCCKECGEVVGGFVVSDLPLPDFKQRSIVPSATSPILNGMPIKNSQDKVAASNLDSSGSTWTGNWLLRKCRPILGLSPNKRTDGVGSSNEDGTMPLSDVNVATEKVPELESLPIIEGAEVTLEEQQLADGAHHSSETPQPQFERIFRQVDVQNRVHG; this is encoded by the exons ATGTTCACGCCGCAGAGGAAGGCGTGGCCCGCGGCATCTTCATTCACGCCTCACCGAGGCGGCGGAGCGGCAAGTTCTGCTCTCTTCAAGGGCAAGGCCGTTGTCGTCGCCGACGATCCcgcgccgccgccgccgccgttgGGTTCTCTGAGCGAAGCAACCCGGGAGACGGATGTGACGGTAGGGTTCGATGGGGGGAGCGTCGATGATTGGAAGAAGTTCAGAGAAGTAGGTTTGCTCGATGAGGCGGTTATGCAGCGAAAAGACCATGAAGCACTCTTGCAGAGGGTGTCTAGGCTCGAAAAAGAG ctTTTGGACTACCAGGAGAACATGGGCATCCTGTTGATTGAAAGAAAAGAATGGAATCTGAAGTTTGATCAATTAAGGCAAGAACTATCTGCGACTGAGGAGATTCTTAAACGAGAACAATCATCACATTTGATCGCATTATCCGAAGTACAAAAGAGAGAGGAAAATTTGAGGAAAGCATTAATCACAGAAAAGCAGTGTGGGGCTGAT CTTGAGAGAGCCCTGCGTGCGATGCAACAAGAGCATGCCCTAGTTCATTCGTCCTCCAAGACGAAGTTATCTGAAGCAAATGCATTGGTTGATGGTATTGAAGAGAAGTCTTCACTGGTCAACAAGAAACTGCATGATGCAGAATCTAAGCTTGCTGAGGTGAACAGCAAAAGTGCAGAGCTGGATATGAAGTTGCGAGAACTGGAGGTTCGTGAAAGTTTGCTTTGCAAGGAACAGTTGTCGGTGGCTACCGA TCGAGAATCATTTGAAGCAACGTCCCACAAACAGAGGGAAGATTTGAAGGAGTGGGAGAAGAAACTTCAGCAAAGAGAAGATATGTTATGTGGTGGTAGGCGAAATCTTggtgagagagaggagaagatgaTTGAGACTGAAAAGACATTGTCGAAGAAAGAGAGACATTTAGAAGTGTTGGAAAAGAATATTAATTCCTCTATGTCTTTGTTGGAAGAAAAGAAAGCTGAGATAAGTACAAGACTAGCAGATCTAGATGCTAAAGAAGAG AAAGTTGATTCTGTAAAGAGCTTGCTGGATGTTAAAGAGAAAGAATTACTTGCACTGGAACTGAAGCTTAGTGCTAGAGAAAAA GAGGGGATTGAGAAGCTCCTTCAAGAGCAGAAGTTTATGCTGGATTTGAAGTTGCAGCAGTTTGAGCTGGAAACAGAGGAAAGACGGAAATCTCTCCTTCAGGAGTTTAGAAGCAAGGAGGAAGACTTGGAGCAGAGGGAAGCTGAAATCAACCACAGGCAGAAGGTTGTCGAAAAAGAAGAACATGGTTTGAGTAAGAAGGCTGAGAGAATAAAGGAACAAAGTAAggaacttgaaacaaaatctAAATCtttaaaggagaaagaaaaggataTTAAGGTCAATGAAAAAGTGTTGGAGAAGGAAAAACAGCAATTGCTTGCTGACGTGGAAAATCTGCAGAATTTAAAAGATGAACTTGATAAGCTTAAAGATGAGATTTCTCAGCAGAAGCAGAAAATATGCAAAGAAATTGAAGATTTGAAACTTACTGAAGAAGAGAGAGCTGAGCATTCTCGGTTGCAATTGGAACTAAAGCAGGAGATAGAACATACCAGATTGCAGAAGGATTCTCTTATGAATGAAGTTGAAAGCTTAAGGGAGGATAGACTGAGGTTTGAGAAAGAGTGGGAAGGATTGGATGAGAAAAGAGCTGAAATTAATAGAGAGAAACATGAAATTGATGTGGAGAACGAAAGATTAAGAAAACTACATCACAGTGAAGATGAACGGTTGAAAAGGGAGAGACACGATATGCAAGATCATATAAGGAATCAACTAGATAAGCTTGAACTAGAGAAGGAATCATTTAGAGAATCAATGAAGCAAGAGAAACTTCTTTTGTCTGAAAAGTTGAAGAATGAGAAATTGCAAATGCTTCAGGATTTTGAATGGAAGATAAGTTCTCTTGAGATTGAAATCCAGAAAAGGCAGGATGAAATGGAGAAAGATCTGcaggaaagagagagaaaatttcaGGAGAAGATGGAAAGGGAGCTTAATAATATTAATGTCTTGAAGGATGTTACTGAGAAGGAATGGGAAGAAGTGAAGTCTCAGGGCCTTAGGTTAGAAAATGAGAGGAAGGAGCTTGAGTCAAACAAGCAGCAGTTGAAGTCAGGCCAACGTGAGATGCACGAGGACTCTGAAATGCTTATGAATCTAAGCCGGAAGGTTAAAAATGAACGTGAAATACTTGTGGCTGAAAGAAATCAATTTCTTGCATTTGTTGAGAAGCTAAAGTGTTGCAAGGAGTGTGGTGAGGTTGTTGGGGGCTTTGTTGTATCTGATCTTCCGTTGCCTGACTTTAAACAAAGATCCATTGTTCCCTCAGCCACCTCTCCTATTCTGAATGGTATGCCGATTAAGAACTCCCAGGACAAGGTAGCTGCTTCCAATTTGGACTCTTCTGGATCTACATGGACCGGAAATTGGCTCCTCCGTAAATGTAGACCAATCCTCGGTTTATCTCCAAATAAAAGAACTGATGGCGTTGGTTCTTCTAATGAGGATGGGACAATGCCACTTTCAGATGTGAATGTTGCTACAGAAAAGGTACCTGAACTGGAATCTCTGCCCATTATAGAAGGAGCTGAGGTCACTCTTGAAGAACAACAGCTAGCAGATGGAGCTCATCACTCTTCGGAAACTCCACAACCCCAATTTGAGAGAATTTTTCGACAGGTGGATGTTCAAAACAGAGTCCATGGATGA
- the LOC112802702 gene encoding protein MIZU-KUSSEI 1: MKTIMAAKSPHESSFSFSRRYFHWKKKPLDEDDDDDEEEILKVSSSSHFCEVDDDDDDNNDDGQFKVDVALELKHTKQNKKKHPKSKLKSALTVFTKSRSLNTSSSGLGTRVVGTLFGHRRGHVHFAFQEDPKLQPAFLIELATPTSILVKEMASGLVRIALECEKKNNSKGAKKKKLLEEPLWRTYCNGRKCGYANRRECGPEEWKILKAVEPISMGAGVLPVSDGDGNGAGSEGELMYMRAKYERVVGSKDSEAFYMMNPDGSGGPELSIYLLRV; encoded by the coding sequence ATGAAGACAATAATGGCAGCCAAATCCCCTCATGAATCATCTTTCTCGTTCTCACGGAGGTACTTCCATTGGAAGAAGAAGCCACTGGATGAAGATGACGACGACGATGAGGAAGAAATTCTCAAAGTCAGCTCGTCTTCACATTTTTGTGAGGTCGATGACGACGACGATGACAACAACGACGATGGTCAGTTCAAGGTCGACGTGGCACTGGAACTGAAGCATACCAAGCAGAACAAAAAGAAGCACCCGAAATCGAAGCTGAAGTCAGCACTCACAGTATTCACGAAGAGCCGTTCACTTAACACGTCATCATCAGGGCTAGGCACGCGCGTGGTTGGCACGCTCTTCGGACACCGTCGTGGCCACGTCCACTTCGCATTCCAAGAAGATCCAAAGCTTCAGCCTGCCTTCTTGATCGAGCTGGCAACACCAACAAGCATCTTGGTGAAGGAAATGGCTTCCGGATTGGTGAGAATTGCGTTGGAAtgcgagaagaagaacaacagCAAGGgggcgaagaagaagaagcttcTAGAAGAACCGTTGTGGAGGACGTATTGTAATGGGAGGAAGTGTGGGTATGCGAACAGACGGGAGTGTGGGCCGGAGGAGTGGAAGATTCTGAAGGCGGTGGAGCCCATTTCGATGGGTGCTGGTGTGTTGCCGGTGAGTGATGGTGACGGGAATGGAGCTGGGTCCGAAGGTGAGCTCATGTACATGAGAGCCAAGTATGAGAGGGTTGTTGGGTCTAAGGACTCTGAAGCTTTCTATATGATGAACCCTGATGGGAGTGGTGGTCCTGAACTCAGCATTTACTTGCTTAGAGTTTAG